Proteins co-encoded in one Microcebus murinus isolate Inina chromosome 5, M.murinus_Inina_mat1.0, whole genome shotgun sequence genomic window:
- the LOC105858057 gene encoding small ribosomal subunit protein eS4, X isoform-like, producing the protein MARGPKKHLKRVAAPKRWMLDKLTGVFAPRPSTGPHKLRECLPLIIFLRNRLKYALTGDEVKKICMQRFIKIDGKVRTDITYPAGFMDVISIDKTGENFRLIYDTKGRFAVHRITPEEAKYKLCKVRKIFVGTKGIPHLATHDARTICYPDPLIKVNDTIQIDLETGKITDFIKFDTGNLCMVTGGANLGRIGVITNRERHPGSFDVVHVKDANGNSFATRLSNIFVIGKGNKPWISLPRGKGIRLTIAEERDKRLAAKQSSG; encoded by the coding sequence ATGGCCCGAGGTCCCAAGAAGCATCTCAAGCGTGTAGCAGCTCCAAAGCGTTGGATGCTGGATAAGCTGACTGGTGTGTTTGCTCCTCGTCCATCCACCGGTCCCCACAAGCTGAGAGAGTGTCTCCCactcatcattttcctaagaaacaggcttaagtATGCCCTGACAGGAGATGAAGTGAAGAAGATCTGCATGCAGCGCTTCATTAAAATCGATGGCAAGGTCCGAACTGATATAACCTACCCTGCTGGATTTATGGATGTCATCAGCATtgacaagactggagagaatttccgtctgatttatgacaccaagggccgctttgctgttcatcgtatcacacctgaggaggccaagtacaagttgtgcaaagtgagaaaaatctttgtgggcacAAAAGGAATCCCTCATCTGGCGACTCATGATGCTCGTACCATCTGCTATCCTGATCCACTCATCAAAGTGAATGACACCATTCAGATTGATTTGGAGACTGGCAAGATTACCgatttcatcaagtttgacacTGGTAACCTGTGTATGGTGACTGGAGGCGCTAACCTGGGGAGAATTGGTGTGATaaccaacagagaaagacatcccgggtcttttgatgtggttcacgtgaaagatgccaatggcaacagctttgccactcgcctctccaacattttcgttattggcaaaggcaacaaaccatggatttctcttcctcgaggaaaaggtatccgcctcaccattgctgaagagagggataagagactggcagccaaacagagcagtgggtga